AGCTCTATTTATCAACCAAAAATACTTCAGGTATGGCCATTATACTTGTTAAGAAATCACCTTTAAtggaggttttttttcttttgtatgtacCATTTCAAGTTACTGTCTAATGTTCTTTCCTTAGGAAGGACTCTCATTAACATTTCTAGTAGGGCTGTTCTATTAGTAACCAATTCCCTTAGCTTttctttatctgggaatgtctcaATTTCACCCTCAGTTTTCAGTGACAGCTTTTCCGGATACAGCATTCTGGGTTGACAGTGCTTTTTTTCCATCACTTTAAATAGGCCATTCCATgctttcttgtctgcatggtttctgaagataaatGAGCAGTTAATCTTTTAGATGCCCCTCTTGTAGgtgataggaaccctggtggcacagtggttcagtgctcagctactaacctaaaggtgaacccaccagctgttctgcagaagaaaaatgtagcagtctgcttccatgaagactacccataaaaaaataaaaaaaaaccaagcccgttgccgtcaagtcagttccaactcatagtgatgctataggacagagagaagaactgcctcatggagtttccaaggagcacctggtagattcaaactgccaaactttttggctagcagccttagcacttaccCATTACGCCACTGGAAACCGTAAAGATtagggccttggaaaccctatggggcaattctactttgtcctatctgGTCACCATGAATTGTAATCAACTTGCTGACAATTTTGTTTTGTATATGATACTTTGCTTtttcagaatgttttcaaaattctctctttgtccttggttttcaAGAGTTTGATTATGTTTCTTGAAGTGGTTCTTTTTGTATTTATtctacttggagtttgttgagcttcttggatagtaaATTTATATCTCTCATCATATTCGGTAAGTTTTaggtcattatttcttcagatattccTTCTGTCCtatctcttttctccttttgggaCTCAGATAATGTGTATATTAGCCAACTTCATGGTGAGGATTTGctcacttttcttgtttttttctttttgcttctcagGCTAATCTCAATTGCTGTATTTTCAATTTGCTAACTTTTTTTTCTGCCAATTCAAGCCTGCTGATTAGTCCTTTCAGTgaacttttcatttctgttattatacttttcagctccattctggttctttttaaaataatttttctctcttTACTGAAATTACTGTTTTGTCCTTGAAGCATTCTTctgatttcatttaattctttttcCGTGTTTTCCTTTAACTCTTTGACTCTGCTTAATACTGTTGCTTTtaagtctttgtctagtaattCCATCACCTTTCTTTCTTCAGGAACAGTTTCTGTCCCCTTCTCTTGGTCTTTTGCATGGACCGTCTTTTTCTGCCTACTCATACATTTTGTGATTGTTTGAATCAAGACATCTAGCTATTAATCTTGGAAACTCTGGAAATTGGATGATTCTCCTTCTCTAAgttttgctcttctttctctttaatattgttgttattaatttcatgttaattttttattgttttaaattattaaagGTTGTAGTTCTCTGCTTTAACACTAAACGCTGTCTCTGAGACCACCTGCTGTTGTCATTTCCCTACTAGTCTCCCTGCCCGGAAACACCAGCTGTCACTATTTTTCCTTTAGGCTCCCTGAGTGAGGGTGCTAGCTGTGCTACTTCAGTACCAGACTCTATGACTTATATCAACTACACCCCACCAGACACTATGACTTATATCAACTACACCCCACCAGACACCCATGTTGGGGACACTAACTCTGCTGCTCTGGTCTTGGACTACCCTTTTCCCATGGATGCTGGCTAAGGCCTCTAGTACACATCCCCCTATTTGGGATTACCAGCTGTTGTTAACCACCCACCACTAGTCTCTGCCCTGTATGCACTGACGGTGTAACTTCGGCACCAAATCCCCCACTCAGGAGCCCCTGCTGTCTCACATTCACCACAAGTTTCCTCTCCTGAAAGTTCTGGCCATGCAACACCAGCCCCAGAGTTCCACTTTGGAAGCTACAGCTTTTTCAGTTTCATCATATGCCCTCCTTACTCAGGAACTCTGGTCCACACTACACTCATCATGCCACTCTATTCCAGATCTAACTGCGGAGGAACTCTGGCCTGCACTGTGTTCGCCTTGATGCTCTTTCTTGGGACTCACCACATGGTACTGAACCCACAGTGCCTCCCCATCCCAAAGTTCATCACTCAGAAACTCTAGCCTGCACTGTGTTCACTTTGTGGCTCTTTCCCAGGAGTCCTTTtacttttcatgtatgatgtttgtTGTCTTTCCTATGAGTGCCATGATAAAATACCataaagtgaatggctttaaaaatagaaatttattgtcacaCAATTCTGGAAGCTAGGATTCCAAATCAATGTACTTACCATGCCGATTCCTTCTGAAGACTTTGAGAGAGGAAGTGTTCCATGCAtatctcctagcttctggtacgTGTCACTAATCCTTGGCTGCTTATATATATTCACATCATGCCTCCCCCATTGTGTGTGACTCTGACTCcctgtcttttctcctcttttatatcaCACTCAGACCTCTGGGTGGCTCAAGCATTTTGCACTCaattctaacctaaaggttggcaatttgaacccacccagtgacaccatggaagaagtcctgaagatctgcttctgtaaagataacagtcaagagaaccctatggagcaggtctattcTATCACACGTGGGGTTGtaatgagttggcattgacttgaaggcttgaggtttggtttggtttactcagAATTGATTAGGATTAGAAACCAACCTACTCTGATATGATCTCCTTAACTTAAGTGGTAACATGTGCAAACAAAAAGCTTATCTTGTcagacaaggtcacattcacaggtacagctgttaggacttcaacatatcttttttgaggGCAAAATTTAATACATTTACTTTACTaaagtgaaatattttatatttgaaagacATTTGTTTCTATTATTAGCTATCAATATTTTTATTCAGAAATTGGTTTTGAATTATGTTTAAAGTCTTATTGATATATGTTAAACAGGTTTTCATAGTTaaacaatttataaaatattgtagctggtggatttgaactcctgaccttttggtcagcaacaaATGCTCAaccatagtgccaccagggctctgaaatctTGTACAGTCTTATATATACTTAAACGATCCATAACAGCATGCCTGAGATAAAACTCAGTGATTTTTATCTTATGTTTCATCCTTCAACATGAAAACTTCATTTTAAGaatctcttttctcttttgtaaataTTGCTTTGAATTCTTCAATTTTCTTTAGCTGTTTTTAGTTTATAATATTGCATGCAATTTATTTCACACTGATAAGAATGTTTGTCTTaattctttctgatttttctctgTTGTATTTCCAAGGACTAGAACTATGATGGGCATACAGTAGGATCTCAGGAAATATTGTGCAGTGAATAAATAAACCAATGACTGATAAAAAGTTTAGAATATATAATCAATACATTGATTGTTTAACTATGATAATTGAGGAAACTATTTAAAACAGTCACCTGAGAACAGTTAAAGTCATAGatcactttatttttaaaaaatgggagaaGTATTTTTTCATTCCCTAGGGCTTTGCAATATTTCATGGTTGGCAGCTAATTATCTGAAAGGACAGAAGGCTCCAGGGATCTCCTGAGAAGCCCATTTCCCACCGTGTTGCTTACGCCCTTCCTGCCAATGAAACAAAAGTGGTCACACCCTTTGTGGCCATTTTCTCATGTCTATACAAGGCTATGTATTTAATCTGGAAGTTGCTCAGAGTGGGAGAGCCTGAGATAAGAACtcaaatggaggacaaacacagggGGTCACTCTGCAGGTGACCCCCAGGCAGACAGATTTCCATTTTCCTAATTCTGCTACTGGCCAGCTTTATACTTCAGGTAAGCTAGTTACATAtctgaggtagaaaatttaaaaaataaagattggaAATATCAGGAATGCATAAATTTAGAAGGTATTACATTGGCATGGACTTGAAGGAAATTTCTATTAAGTTTTGTGGAACTTCATGGAGCAGAATACATCTTAAGGTGCACAAGCTATCATTGTCTTCTGTTCAGCCTCAAGTACCCTGTGCTATGATGGTTGTAGAATTTGCatgttaacacacacacacacacactcacacgtgtGTTTTATGACTATTTTGTTGTGGGTTTTTACTGCATGTTAGCTTAGCAGTGAAACGTAAAACTTTCTCATACTGAATGACATAAAGGTTCAGGTAGTGACTTGTTTGGCAACGTATCGTCATGTTTCCAGCAGAATGCTGACTTTTGAAAATTACAAGCAGCAAAACTGGCATTGCAATTCAGTGAACTGAGAAAGGTTCTTCAGTAAAATAATTTGAACATATAATAACTAAAACCCTttgcccattgccgttgagccaattccgactcatagggccctataggagagagtagaactggcccatagggtttccaaggagcagctgatgaattcgaactgccaaccttttgtttatcagccatagctcttaaccactgcaccatcaatgCCCCATACAATAACTAGTTAGGAATAAACTTTATATTCTTCTCTGAcactaaaaataaattgaaattgaTTAATGGTTTAGATGTACAAAATAAAACTATGGAAAACTAGACAAATGTTTAAGTAAAGATTTATCTAAACCAAGAACAAAGCCAATgaagaaaatatgaagaaaaataaatgagggcttaaagaaaaggaggaaaatatcTCTGAAGAGAAGCTGCAGAGGTAAActatactatttttattttaattgtggaGTTTATGTGGGTGATGGGAgaaatcaaattatttttttttaatgtatggtaATCTCTTACACAttaatcaggagaaaaaaaagtcaactaaaatgataaaattgtCAAGAACAAATATTTCAGGAAAGTATTACGTGCAGATGACCAGTAAACAGAAAAGAACACCTGAATGGTAAAGATGCAAATTAAATCCACAACTGGGCCCTACTCTTTGACTACTGAgttacagagaagaaaactggTTGATTACCAGTGGTGCTGCAAGTTAAGCAAAAGGACACTTACAGGTAAATCATGTTAGATTCTTGACGAAAAGCAACCTAAACATGTGAATTCAAAAGATACACTAACTTGTAAATTAAATATGTAATGATTGATAGAATCAAATATTCCCTTCCATTGATGTTCATCCCAGTGTTGTATTAAATCAgcaataaattggaaaaaaaagaaaaaaaaaaacacttaagatAAATAAGAGGAAAATTATTATATATGTTTTGTTACTAAGATGAAGTATTACGAagctttaaattattttcaaaaagagTTACCTTTCTAAAAGTGTTTAAAAACACTTTCTAAAAGTGTTTAAACACTcttgtaataaaaatatttagaaaaatatagaGCTGTATTTATATCATGATTCTAATTCTGTATTTAATATCCTTCATATACTATAACTAAATTCATCAAGATCTTATGTATTTAATGATATATGATGAAATAGAAACTAAATACTTACAGAAAATATTGTATTTGCCTGTGGGAATGCAAAtgattctatttctttattttgtttcacaTATGTCTTAAACTATGTATAATGTACTATAAAATGCATTTATAGAGTAaaaaagctaattaaaaaaacataatccaatTAAATTTTTAACTGCGAAATACCATGTCATGTTATTGGCCTCAATTCATTGTTTCTTTACCTAAGGAAAAGCTGAGAACGtggtatttcaaaaacaaaagcaCAACTTGGCAACTTGAAAATTCTCTACCAAATGCCACTATTGCTTTCTGGACCAGGTGAAGGTATGTATATGAAATAAACCTGTCCTTGTAAGTAGAAAACGACTGAACTGAAGACATTGTAAAGTCTGGTGCAAACAGATGGATGTTTGATAATTGATCAGTGTGCCTGGcagagaaacaattgaaatgGGTTCAGAGGAAAGACCATGGGAAACTGGATGGAGAAACTGAGTTCAGCTGACCCGCTGACttgcacacccatatttactcTATATccgtccccaccccccaccccccaccctgacTCCAGCCCTGCCTGCCTTCCGGGGTTGACACACTTCCTTCTCATCAAAGGAAATTGTTCCCTCTATTCTCTGTGTGAAATGGTCCTGCCCTGTTTCTTACATCCTCCATTGTTATCTTCAATAATAATGCCCTGGTATCCAtctggactcgatggcaatgggtttttgttttgttttgtttttggtttggatgtccTTCTGAAACATTGAtttgttataatttatttatttgcttatttgcgTACTTGCTGTCTCTCACTCCCAAAGTGCTGTGAGTTCTATAAAAAAGGGATTTAAGCTATCTTGATCACAGAGTATTCCCATAttatagcacagtgcctggcatataacagGCACTGAACAAATGTTTATGAAAATGCTATTGAATAGAGGCATCCATCATAGCATTCCTCAAATTTCTGCGTTGTTTGTCTACCTTCATAATCTAATTTTCACAACCTATGATTCAGTTTCCTTTCAAGTAatagtaatcttttttttccacCTGTGCCTCTCATGTTCTTGATTCCCTCTGAACTATTGGATCACTCCTAGAAGACAGAAAATTAATATACCATAACAATGTTCTCTGAATCTAATGCCTCAGGTTAGTATTATTTATCTAATGCTTTTTCCCTGTCCATAAAGCAAAGAAAGCTTTATAATAATCACAGATTTCataattttgtcagtttggtagatttctaatttttaataatagatattgtttgaaatttttcattatgcccAATTGGTTATTGAGAATAACAATAATGAACCTTTGTGTTTCAAGAATTAACAATTATTGATCTCTCTTTTCAACCTTTTTTTAACTGTTAATGTTATGTGCTAAAAATTAGCAGACACCAATATATTATTCTCCCTTTAATGCAGACCTGAATCCTCTGAGATGGAAGTTATTATAACCATTTTGCAGACAAGAGTAGTGACTTGAGAGTTTTAAattgtttaattaaaataaattacttaaGGTGAAAGAACCAGGTGTCCAGCTTAGattttcccatttaaaaattgGTATATCTTCTTCAGGCATTCAAAAATGACATTATGTTCAGGATCTCACTGTTCATAGTCTATGTTGTTGGCCGAGACTATGTTGCTCACTGATAAGAGCAGAGGGGCCTGTTTGTGGAATAATCTTAATTTTATGTGTTCCTATTATCatcaccaaacaaaaccaaataagACTATTACTTTGGAGAACTACACATTTGAAGAGAACTCTGTGTTCAAATGTGTTCAACATTTTGTTTGAATTATTTTacggtagcaaaaaaaaaaaaaaattttttttttttactacatacaaaaaaaatttttttttttaattttttttttactacatacaAACAACCAAatttttgccatcaagtcaattccaactcatggcatcaccatgtgttacagagtagaactgctctgtagaatcttcttggctgtaatctttatggaagcagatccccaggcctttcttccacattgccactgggtgggttccaactaccaaccaTTAGGTTCAtagtcaagtacaaaccatttgcaccagtgATTTAcacttgattactaacctaaaggttgagaaTTTGAGCCCAactagtggcaccatggaagaaagtcctggtgatctgcttctgtaaagattacagccaaaaaagtaCGGAGCAATTCTATTGTGTAAAACATGGGAAtgtcatgagttgggattgattggaaggcaatggatttcagtttttgtttgttttttactacaTTTGTAGCTAAAGGGACATACTGATATCTAAAGCAATCATGAGGTTATCTATGGAGTTGTTGTgattacagattttagagataataTTCAAGAGATAGTATCTTACAAATGCCTCTTTGGTATAAATGATACAGAATAGTAAAGAAAGATTGTATCCTATTGGCTTAACGTAAGGGAAAACAGCCATGGGTTCTACATCCCCAAGACCTCCTGTACAACAAGTGTTTGTCTTCTCTAAATAAGCAGCAGTAGAGATTTTCTTCCAAATTCAGTTTACAAAAGTCTCCTCACACTTATGTCTGAACCCCAGTGCCAAATGCAATAGGAATGACCAACACGAGTTTCCCAGTGGGCTTCATCCTGCTAGACTTCTCCAAATGGCCCCAGCTGGAAAAGGTTCTCTTCTGGTTTGTGGCATTCTTCTACATTATGATCATCTTTGGAAACCTGACCATCATTGTGCTTTCTTGCATAGATCCTCGTCTCTAtacacccatgtacttcttccttagcAATCTCTCTTTCTTGGAGCTTTGCTTCACCACAACTATGGTGCCCCAGATGTTGTCAAACTTGTGGGGACTGGAGAAGACCATCACCTACACGGGCTGTGTCATCCAGCTCTGTGTGTTCCTCTTTCTTGGTGCCACAGAATGCATTTTGCTGGTGGTGATGGCCTTTGACCGCTATATTGCTGTCTGCCAGCCACTGCGCTACACCATCATAATGAACCCACTTCTCTGTTGGAAGCTGGCGCTCACAGCCTGGCTCTCTGGCCTGGTGGAATCTCTGATCCAATCTCCCATCACACTCCAGCTGTCCTTCTGTTCCCACCACCGTGTGGATGACTTTCTCTGTGAGGTGCCTGCCCTCATACGCCTGGCTTGTGGAGACACCTCCTCCAATGAGTGGCAGTTGACCATCTCTGCCATCCTCTTCACCATCCTGCCTGTGGGGTTGATCCTAACTTCTTATGGCTACATAGCTCAAGCTGTGGGGAAAATCAAGTCAGAAGAAGGGAGGCAGAAAGCCATTGCCACCTGCTCCTCCCATCTTCTGGTTGTCTTCATGTTTTATGGGACAGTGGCAATGGTTTACACAGACCCTAAGAATGACTTTGCTTCCAAACATGGAAAGTTCTTCACCTTCTTCTACACTGTGGTAACACCATTGTTGAACCCTCTCATCTATACCCtgagaaacaaagaagtaaaagaagcCCTGCTAAGATTGCTGATAAAGGGGTTCAGTAAACAACAATAGTAGATAACTGGTCTTTTGGACcagaaagaaacttaaaaattatGACATCCACCCATACTATTTAAAagaaagggataggaactggttgaatggatacaagAAACCCagaatggaaagggggagtgtgttgtcacattgtggggatagcaagtagagtcacataacaatgtgtgcataaatttttatgaaaaattaacttgagctgtaaactttcacataaagcacaattaaaaaaaaagaatgcaaggaGAGGTTGTCTTTGAAGCATCACTTAAAAATGTAGATTTAGTTCAAAGAAGAAAATTGAtaacttattcttttttttctatgattTAATACACCTTCTTGttaaaatcatataaaatgtAGTACAATTTTTTGGCACATATACATGCTTATAATGTATTTGGCTAAGGAGAAATATTAGTTACAGTTAACATTGGAGGaacataaattatattttcttagACAACATAAGCACCTGAATTGAACATTCTAGAATTAACAATgagataaattatatatataatatacataaatacaaatatgtgtgtgtgtgtgtatatatatatatatatatataaattgtttgagttaaaaaaaaaaagactggctgTCTACCATAGTGTAGTGTACACTCATAGACTCCATTATATGAGCCTAAAGGAAGGGAATTTCCTTGAAGTTTCCGTAGGAGCTTACTATATAtgtaattctttctttcttttttttaatttgactgtGAGAATGAGAGCTTCACTACAAAGAAGATTCAACCTGCATTGtgagtgtttgtgtgtgcatgtgtttttgtttatatttgcatgtgtgtgtttgggtgTTGTGTATGTGTGCTGTATTCTCCCTTTATTTGTAATTATCAGAAGACCAGGcctgatttggaattgactttacagcaacatgtttggtttggtttagaccaCCACAGTGAACCACTTCCAAGGAATTTTAATCCAGAAGAGTCATGAACACGCTCTTTCTTGAGACAGAGAGATCTCCAAATTTATTCCAAATTTAATCCCTATGTGATTGTAAATATGCTGAATAttttgtcaaatctatttttctacCTAGGTAAAATAAAGACTACCTAGATTAGAGTTTAATACAAAATAAGTATAAGAAAACCTATGTacctcatgggttctctgtgtATTTCCTTTCGTATCAGAAACACAACTCTGCCCAAATccaagtgagttttttttttttgcaaatggaacaCACATCTTAAGCGTACACTCAGCAATTCAGCACAACAAATTGAATTGGAAATTTCCATTCAGGTTTACTGAGCCTTTTTTAGGCCCTTGTTCTTGGAAAAATCCCAAATACACCACatatttataagaaatattataCCCATTCTCTGATTTGAGTCattaacccacccagtgctgtcgagttgattccgactcatagcgaccctataggacagagtagaactgcccgtagagtttccaaggagcgcctggcggatttgaactgccaacccttgggctagcagctgtagcacttaaccactacgccacagggtGGTTGAAAAATGTTATGATTAACAGTTGTATAAGTCAGTGTTCTAGGAGTGACATTGATGGAAAAGTATATGGAAAGCAGATGCCATAGTGTTAGGGGCTAATGGTAATACTGTTTACATGAGACCCTGGTAAAGTTTGAATGGCTATATTAATCAGGGTATGTAAGAAGATACTGAGATAAGGACTTTAATACACAAGGCAGATTTATTCCTTGCACATACAAAGTCCAGTGCAGGTGCACCCGACTCTGGGGATATTGCCCTCTGCTGTGGGCATGGCATTCCAAGCTGCTTCATTTTTAAAGTATCTGCATTCCTACAGGTGTTCCCATGACAGGAGAAGACAGAGTTGGAGATCAAATTCCTGATAACTAAATGCTTCCTCTTGGAATTACACACAGCACATTCTCTCATGTGTCATGGGTCA
The window above is part of the Elephas maximus indicus isolate mEleMax1 chromosome 2, mEleMax1 primary haplotype, whole genome shotgun sequence genome. Proteins encoded here:
- the LOC126067639 gene encoding olfactory receptor 2H1-like; translated protein: MTNTSFPVGFILLDFSKWPQLEKVLFWFVAFFYIMIIFGNLTIIVLSCIDPRLYTPMYFFLSNLSFLELCFTTTMVPQMLSNLWGLEKTITYTGCVIQLCVFLFLGATECILLVVMAFDRYIAVCQPLRYTIIMNPLLCWKLALTAWLSGLVESLIQSPITLQLSFCSHHRVDDFLCEVPALIRLACGDTSSNEWQLTISAILFTILPVGLILTSYGYIAQAVGKIKSEEGRQKAIATCSSHLLVVFMFYGTVAMVYTDPKNDFASKHGKFFTFFYTVVTPLLNPLIYTLRNKEVKEALLRLLIKGFSKQQ